A stretch of the Gossypium hirsutum isolate 1008001.06 chromosome D07, Gossypium_hirsutum_v2.1, whole genome shotgun sequence genome encodes the following:
- the LOC107956010 gene encoding two-component response regulator ARR12 isoform X1, whose protein sequence is MRVERIINETNDEFPIGIRVLAVDDDPTCLLLLETLLRRCKYNVTTTNQAITALKLLRQNKFDLVICDVHMPDMDGFKLLELVGLEMDLPVIMLSANGDTNVVMKGITHGACDYLLKPVRIEELNNIWQHVVRRKRFERKDWYNSDSQDKLRADSGEAVGMGSISNNGKLKKKRKDQDEDEERDENGHHNNEDPSIRKKPRIVWSAELHSKFVAAVNQLGMKNATPKKILELMNVEKLTTQNVGSHLQKFRLYLKRISCAANQQVNIAAAVRMRSPNGLGNFHTLAGSNQLHNAAFRSFPPRGVLGRLNTHAGLLIRGLPSPRTIRSGHGQSSVNSGNDQSKLQSFVSGIHNANILQGLPMSLELDQGQTNNGVSHIGELPIADSTTVFPVSSSLIDATITGFSGNPLLGVTSHSLMLEASSQQASNSRDIVPAIGFRNENTLSDFAPLAPASNRESNADLQCEPIPINCNAGELISSAPQEWNSPYQSNVTPCSMNSSIPVSGTMVQFGLCLDQNNSMDSDSIGPSSFIDNSAMEQSIIDKEGYLMLEPWEQGSHIPYNIGLLEDLWELQ, encoded by the exons ATGAGAGTAGAGCGAATAATCAATGAAACAAATGATGAGTTTCCCATTGGCATTCGAGTTTTGGCCGTTGATGATGATCCAACTTGTCTTTTACTGCTCGAGACTCTGCTTCGTCGATGCAAATACAATG TTACCACAACAAATCAGGCTATTACAGCATTGAAATTGTTGAGGCAAAACAAGTTTGATTTAGTGATTTGTGATGTTCATATGCCCGACATGGATGGTTTTAAGTTACTTGAGCTTGTCGGACTCGAGATGGACTTGCCTGTCATAA TGTTATCTGCAAATGGTGATACCAATGTTGTCATGAAAGGGATTACTCATGGAGCTTGTGATTATTTGCTGAAACCTGTTCGAATCGAAGAGTTAAACAATATATGGCAACATGTAGTCAGGAGGAAGAGGTTCGAGAGGAAAGATTGGTATAATTCCGATAGCCAAGACAAGCTTCGTGCCGATAGCGGTGAGGCTGTAGGGATGGGAAGCATTAGTAACAATGGGAAGTTAAAGAAAAAGCGGAAAGATCAAGACGAGGACGAGGAGAGGGATGAGAATGGGCACCATAACAACGAGGATCCATCGATTCGAAAAAAACCTCGTATTGTTTGGTCAGCTGAGTTGCACAGTAAATTCGTTGCAGCGGTTAATCAGTTGGGCATGAAGA ATGCTACTCCTAAAAAGATCCTGGAATTGATGAATGTGGAAAAGCTTACCACACAAAATGTTGGCAGCCATCTGCAG AAATTTAGGCTTTACCTGAAAAGAATCAGCTGTGCGGCAAACCAACAAGTGAACATTGCAGCCGCTGTACGGATGAGGTCTCCAAATGGACTTGGGAATTTTCATACCTTGGCCGGATCTAATCAGCTTCATAATGCAGCCTTTAGATCTTTCCCACCTAGGGGTGTGCTTGGAAGATTGAACACGCATGCTGGGCTGCTTATACGCGGCCTTCCATCTCCTCGAACTATTCGATCAGGTCATGGGCAAAGCTCGGTTAATTCCGGTAATGATCAGAGCAAGTTGCAATCTTTTGTTTCTGGAATCCATAATGCTAACATTCTACAAGGCCTGCCTATGTCACTAGAACTTGATCAAGGACAAACTAACAATGGTGTTAGCCACATTGGAGAGCTGCCGATTGCTGATAGTACAACTGTTTTCCCCGTTTCTAGCAGTTTAATAGATGCAACAATAACCGGATTCTCCGGTAATCCACTTCTTGGTGTCACAAGCCACTCTTTGATGTTAGAAGCAAGCTCTCAGCAAGCCAGTAATTCGAGAGATATTGTTCCTGCAATAGGCTTCCGAAACGAGAATACTTTATCGGACTTTGCTCCCTTAGCTCCGGCTTCTAATCGGGAATCAAATGCGGATTTACAATGTGAACCAATCCCGATCAACTGTAATGCTGGGGAATTAATCTCAAGTGCTCCTCAAGAATGGAATTCCCCCTACCAATCAAATGTTACACCTTGCTCAATGAACTCTTCAATCCCTGTTAGTGGTACTATGGTTCAGTTTGGCCTGTGCTTGGACCAAAATAACTCGATGGACTCGGATTCTATCGGACCGTCAAGTTTCATCGACAACTCAGCTATGGAACAATCAATTATTGACAAGGAAGGGTACCTAATGTTGGAACCATGGGAACAGGGGAGTCACATACCTTATAACATTGGTTTATTGGAAGATCTCTGGGAATTGCAATGA
- the LOC107956010 gene encoding two-component response regulator ARR12 isoform X2, giving the protein MRVERIINETNDEFPIGIRVLAVDDDPTCLLLLETLLRRCKYNVTTTNQAITALKLLRQNKFDLVICDVHMPDMDGFKLLELVGLEMDLPVIMLSANGDTNVVMKGITHGACDYLLKPVRIEELNNIWQHVVRRKRFERKDWYNSDSQDKLRADSGEAVGMGSISNNGKLKKKRKDQDEDEERDENGHHNNEDPSIRKKPRIVWSAELHSKFVAAVNQLGMKNATPKKILELMNVEKLTTQNVGSHLQKFRLYLKRISCAANQQVNIAAAVRMRSPNGLGNFHTLAGSNQLHNAAFRSFPPRGVLGRLNTHAGLLIRGLPSPRTIRSGHGQSSVNSELDQGQTNNGVSHIGELPIADSTTVFPVSSSLIDATITGFSGNPLLGVTSHSLMLEASSQQASNSRDIVPAIGFRNENTLSDFAPLAPASNRESNADLQCEPIPINCNAGELISSAPQEWNSPYQSNVTPCSMNSSIPVSGTMVQFGLCLDQNNSMDSDSIGPSSFIDNSAMEQSIIDKEGYLMLEPWEQGSHIPYNIGLLEDLWELQ; this is encoded by the exons ATGAGAGTAGAGCGAATAATCAATGAAACAAATGATGAGTTTCCCATTGGCATTCGAGTTTTGGCCGTTGATGATGATCCAACTTGTCTTTTACTGCTCGAGACTCTGCTTCGTCGATGCAAATACAATG TTACCACAACAAATCAGGCTATTACAGCATTGAAATTGTTGAGGCAAAACAAGTTTGATTTAGTGATTTGTGATGTTCATATGCCCGACATGGATGGTTTTAAGTTACTTGAGCTTGTCGGACTCGAGATGGACTTGCCTGTCATAA TGTTATCTGCAAATGGTGATACCAATGTTGTCATGAAAGGGATTACTCATGGAGCTTGTGATTATTTGCTGAAACCTGTTCGAATCGAAGAGTTAAACAATATATGGCAACATGTAGTCAGGAGGAAGAGGTTCGAGAGGAAAGATTGGTATAATTCCGATAGCCAAGACAAGCTTCGTGCCGATAGCGGTGAGGCTGTAGGGATGGGAAGCATTAGTAACAATGGGAAGTTAAAGAAAAAGCGGAAAGATCAAGACGAGGACGAGGAGAGGGATGAGAATGGGCACCATAACAACGAGGATCCATCGATTCGAAAAAAACCTCGTATTGTTTGGTCAGCTGAGTTGCACAGTAAATTCGTTGCAGCGGTTAATCAGTTGGGCATGAAGA ATGCTACTCCTAAAAAGATCCTGGAATTGATGAATGTGGAAAAGCTTACCACACAAAATGTTGGCAGCCATCTGCAG AAATTTAGGCTTTACCTGAAAAGAATCAGCTGTGCGGCAAACCAACAAGTGAACATTGCAGCCGCTGTACGGATGAGGTCTCCAAATGGACTTGGGAATTTTCATACCTTGGCCGGATCTAATCAGCTTCATAATGCAGCCTTTAGATCTTTCCCACCTAGGGGTGTGCTTGGAAGATTGAACACGCATGCTGGGCTGCTTATACGCGGCCTTCCATCTCCTCGAACTATTCGATCAGGTCATGGGCAAAGCTCGGTTAATTCCG AACTTGATCAAGGACAAACTAACAATGGTGTTAGCCACATTGGAGAGCTGCCGATTGCTGATAGTACAACTGTTTTCCCCGTTTCTAGCAGTTTAATAGATGCAACAATAACCGGATTCTCCGGTAATCCACTTCTTGGTGTCACAAGCCACTCTTTGATGTTAGAAGCAAGCTCTCAGCAAGCCAGTAATTCGAGAGATATTGTTCCTGCAATAGGCTTCCGAAACGAGAATACTTTATCGGACTTTGCTCCCTTAGCTCCGGCTTCTAATCGGGAATCAAATGCGGATTTACAATGTGAACCAATCCCGATCAACTGTAATGCTGGGGAATTAATCTCAAGTGCTCCTCAAGAATGGAATTCCCCCTACCAATCAAATGTTACACCTTGCTCAATGAACTCTTCAATCCCTGTTAGTGGTACTATGGTTCAGTTTGGCCTGTGCTTGGACCAAAATAACTCGATGGACTCGGATTCTATCGGACCGTCAAGTTTCATCGACAACTCAGCTATGGAACAATCAATTATTGACAAGGAAGGGTACCTAATGTTGGAACCATGGGAACAGGGGAGTCACATACCTTATAACATTGGTTTATTGGAAGATCTCTGGGAATTGCAATGA